In Misgurnus anguillicaudatus chromosome 14, ASM2758022v2, whole genome shotgun sequence, the genomic window ttgtgtcctgtctgccattattggacaaactgattaatccaggtgtgcctgacctaagtagtcacaacaacaagcagacacacctggattaaccagtttgtccaataatggcagacaggaaacaaggagccggctgaagttcaggaaacagtgcagctgggcataaagcctttTCACTCTTATAAATAGCcattatataataaaacatGATTATATATTACTTGAATATATGCCAATATAGCATTACTGGTAATGTTATGGTAAACTTTGGGTAGGGTAGACTACTTTCCAATATATGCATTAATAAAATGCTTGTCTATGTATAAAGATTATTGTTGTCAGTCACCTCAGCTCTCTGTCTCTGTTTGAGCTCTTGTTGAGCAGATTTCTGTTTGCTTCTGTCACCGCGGGTCggtgtttgttgtttctgtTTGTCTTTTCGACAAGCCGGCTCCATTTTACAACACAGTTTCAGACTGATCAAAGTCTATAACACATAAACAGCATAACAAAACAAGTCACGTTTTATCCATGTACAAACATAAagcgaataataataatatggaCTAACAAACAGCACGCTTGCGTGTATAAAACAATTTCGTACATTTTATGGCTGTTTAATTCAGAAATGCGTTAACTACGTTTAACGTTACTTCAAATGGTCAAAACACACTAACTTACCAATATCGGTAAAGGCTTACCTACTGATTTGGTGATTTTTGACGGTAAAAAGTATAAATATCAGAGAGAGCGCTACCTTTAAAGCGGTCCTGACTAACGTTAGAGGGGATACAGTTACGGCCGaatctcgcgagatgttggATTTATAGTTTgatttgggggtaggattaggatgaaaaacagCAGTTCTGGCTAAATATGATACAACTATTGACGAAATTCCcttaaatgttgggtttagggtacggattaggatgaaaacagcgctcATCCGGCGTTGTCACTGGTAAATGAAGCCGGTCAGAAACTAAGCCGCGACTACGTGGTTCCtactaacatttatttaaaatttaagcTGTGTGTGTCGTGTTTATGttgtacaataaaaatatgattaaaataGAAATTTTAGTTAATAAAGAAACGTGTAAAATCATATTAGAATTGCTGTTGTTTGTTGTACATTGTTTGGGTTACAGTAACGGATTTTTCTTGCTTGCAGACATAACAGTGACCACAAGAGGCCGCTCTTATATCTCTTTAACTTCAAGAGCCAATGGGTTTTTGTTCTTGcacttgattttattttaataaatgctacataaaaatactacagtatttactatagtaaactgtagcaTAGCATTTATAATTACTattgtatattaaaatatactttttattaTATAGTATAATATAGTAAATATACTATAATAGCCCACAATAATACACAACTGTAGTATAGCCCATGAATGCCCAGACTTTTTCCTACCAAAGGCCAAAAATCAAACCTGACAGAGGGGCATGGGTCGAAAGTGTTATATTAAAAGGTTGCCCTAATTCTcttaatttataattttctaatttttaaaaaaaataagcaaacattattctgtttatgcatAACAAGTTAACTGTTGTAAAAAATCATTTTGgcaatcatttttaaatttccAGTTCATTGAGTTTCGTGATGCATGCTATACACCTTCAAGTATAGATgtacattaaaaacatttttattcactttaattccttgcatttaatttcaatttacatgtttaaaacaaaaaaatttgcattttagaaaatgtttaattagaaataagaacatttgaGCCAATAATGCATCTTTTATCCTCCTCACGTGGCATGCCGGGCCAAATTAAAGGTCATTGCGGGCCAACTTAGCATTTACTATACCAAAGTTAtatctaagaatgtagtttatTATACtagtaaatatattttacattatagtaTCATttcatgtgtgtttgcatgttaaCCAGTTCCAACAACAAGATTTTGAAGAAATTATTGGTTACTAACTGTATAAAACTGGAGAATGCATTTGTTAACAGATTGGCAGGCACTTCGGTAGGTACCAAGAGGCTCTCAGCTACACATACATCATCATACTTACCCTAAAATCATTCAGGAAcagttataaaaacatttcccTCCTCTCTAGCAAACTAGTTTTTACCTCCCTGCCACTTTGGAATGTAAATGTACTCCAGTGTTTCTATTAAATTACCTGAGTGACATAATTTAAAAGCTTAATTTGAGAAGTGAAAATGTTTACTCTTTTTCATTTCTCAAGAGCAGCTCTGTCACAGATGTTGTGCTAGCAGTTAATGTTATCATTACAtataaaataacaacaacacTCATGTAAAGAAACAATGTGTGCAGAGGAAAAAAGATGTCAGGTTGACACAAATGGACCACCAAGGAAAAACTAGGAATGAGAGGCGGATCATGATTTACGTAAATATTGGTTAATCCAAAACCTGGCAGAGTCGGACGAGGAACGAAAATGTCAAATAGACTATAAACTTTCCCATTAGAGTAGCAGAAGGGTCATATAATTGTTCAAATGCTCCCAAAGTAGACACATGTCAGTTCTTTTTGACCATATATGAAGTTGTACTTTTATGAACCTGGGCTTGATGTGCATAAAACTGTCTTCAGGTTTATGCCGTTTGGCACCATAGTGCCACATTAGGTTTATCATGGCACGTTCTAATGTGTTTTTATGGATCTCATCACTAAGATGACACACACTATAATATTATCCAATAAAAAACAACCGAATGAAAATACTACAGACCCCTCCAGCAGATTTTCCACTTGACCTTTGGCTCCCTAGGAAAAGCTGGCATGTAAATGAAAGCTTCCTATGAGCCGCTGGCTGTCTTGGGAAAAGCCTGCGGACAGCCGGCCTGAACAAACTGAATGTGGTGGGTCGAGGAGGTGCCTGTGACGTCAGACTGTTGTCAGATGCGCAAGAGAAGCTTATTGCCCACTGCGTAGTCTTCTCAACAAACACAACTCAATGGATTCAATCTGATGTGAAgatgcactgcaaaaattactttcttacttagtatttttgtcttgttttcaatacaatatctacaaaatcttaaattaagatgcatttttttgattagcaaaatgacctttaaaataagtctagtttagaaaaaaaaaattaagtgaatttgtacttagaacaagcaaaaaaaatctgccaatggggtaagaaaaaaaacttaaacacttaatttaaaaaagaaattcaagaaaaatttgcttaccccattggcagatttttttgcttgctttatgcacaaaatcacttaaatttgatatttttggtctaaaacttaTATTCTAGACTTATATTCTTAGGTGATTTTGCTCTTCAAgcaaatgcatcttgatttaagaatttttagatatttttactggaaacaagacaaaaatattaagtaataaaagtcattttttccCGTGTATACTGTTATAAACCAAAAATGTTTGAACACACTGAACTGCGTGAGGTTTAGTTTACCGATGATCATAAAACATGTTATCTAAAAGCTTATGGTTGCTATCCATGAAtttctttaaagagcacctattgtccgattcacatttttacatttcctttggtgtgtattagtacattttaataatatgcaaaaggtacaaacatcaaagtaaacaatgacgcgagttatcgtctccaatgtaaatcacttttcttggactacaagaAACAcgcggattgtaggcaacagtttaattcctgggattggtgacgtagaCGAGACCGACATTATTCGgtattatcataattcctcccacctGTAAGTTAACACCTGTTCGCATTGCATTGTAAAAccaatctttcaaacatggtaaggagcgtcacatttccggctgacatcaggGGAATTCAGGACAATCacaacagattagctggccaatcagagacaagagcttttcaaatccgttcATTTCAGGAAGatagtgaaatctggagctacaaaaatgtatggaatgtggaaaataatgtattttttaaccataaaccacgcaaatgcattgtattataccaaatacacaaaataacatagttttttagtaatgaaataggtgcactttagaaatgtttttaatttaattttaagaatgcatttacattttgtgtatgtttatgggtgattctcacgaaatccagactttaaaggtgtccagcatcagatttttttaaaaagccctagAAGcctattttttgcacatataagattaacgTCTAAACTTACTATAAGCATTacttttagaggatttaaaaaatatttcctatagaattatttacatttctttgattatcattatcaaaaagtatcattaccgcaacatgatattacattaaatatatgcatttacaaactcatgtttcggtaatgagaacgaaaaagttgtctaggtactatgacaaacaaaatttcaatttttatctggagagaaaaaataagaactgcttacctggtatcacagtcaattatgtcccttccaacaatttttttgaaaatgttagttcattgagggcttaaacaatgattgaaaattgttgtggaggatgagaaaaactttcttggacacatttatattccttattattgtctctacatttaccaatgatcaccatatgtttctttactgtaaatgtttatagtataatatGCACtcaagctttttattttttagatgttttaattataaatatctcCATGTCAAAGaccccaaatccagtcatggacacgttacggtaatgaaaaatttccccttaaatgtggaaaaaacaaaattggtttgtatgatgatgtcatttgaaatcatgtgcaaaatagtacatgaagagatgtttgtaactgtatgcttcttatacTTTgcctttacttttttatcaaaatgtttcatgacacctcataagactaattttgcgagaatcacccatgtattCGGCAGACACCTTAATCCAAAGCGACTAACGGTGCATTCGATCCCATAACATGCATGTTTCTAACGCAATGCTTTACCGATTGAGCTTCAGGAATATCTAAATTTATCTTATAtggtttataatatttttaaagttttttttagtgATTGTATAATCCCCATTTGACTTTTCTGTTGTTTTTTCTGTCTAAAATGTGgtaataataaagaataaatgtgtgtgtatatatataaattaaagccATAGATGACAACAGAAAACACACCCTTGGAACACCCACCTCGCCTGTCAACTATTTGAATACAGAGCTGCCACTGAAGTTAAAAATAAAGAGGCGAAGGAAACGGTCTCTAATAAACATTTCACACTGCTGTCACTGTACACATAAGACTTTAGCCACAGCAGAGACCGCCGTTGGCTCGTGCGCCTCTGCGTGCTGCCAAAGAAACGCTGCAGCACATTGAACTCCTCAGCACTTAAAATAACCTCTGAAGTAAACGATGCCCAAACTCAATGGCAAACTGAGGCCTGTTTTTTCACACCTGTAGAGAGTCCACCCCATGATCTCCTTCTCCAGCAAAAACAGTGGCATGGATGCAGTGGAAGGGAGGCGTTTGGAGAGGAAATGACCGCATCAGTTTGTGGGATCGCCATGGGGTGGCAGCATTtttcatctgtgtgcgtgtcgTGTGTCGTAATCGTGTGCAATAAACACCACAAACCACATTAAACAGTTCAGCACTTTTCAGCCCACCGCAAGTGACATCATTACAAACTTTCTGACCGACCCATGGACATTCTGAGACATCAGGATACCCGATGAGTATTTCTTCACCCTCCAgaacttgttttaaaacaaaagaGGTTTACTTATTCCATCATTCTCAACAAGCAAACATCAGTTAGATGATCATTAGAGATGTTTAACAGACAGGGGAAATGTGGTTTGGAGAGACGTGAAGTTTGACGTGTGCGAGACAGATCTACACAACTGTGGCTCACAGTACGTCTGGCTTTTTCTTGAACCACCACACATTGAGCTCGCTGAAAGCTGATTCTTCATGCTTATTGTCTTAACATTAAAGTCCCTCATATTAACAGAAATATGCTTTACTTTCACAATAATGTTACAGTGAATAGTACATAAACAGTACTAAACATTGATAGATAGACGgagaaatagacagacagacgaatagatagacagatagtcAGCCGGAaatacagagagacagacagggtTTTTAACAACAGACACAgtataaagacagacagacagacagacagacagacacagtaCATTGATAGAAAGAtggatagaaagacagacagacagtcacagtacatacacagacagacagtcagacacaGCACATAAACAGACATACAGACCAATAGACACAGTAttacatagatagacagacagatacataaacaaacaaacaaacagatggACAGagagatacatagacagacagacagacagacatgtttTTGAAAGACAGACGGACAAACagatagggccctattttaacgatctaagggcattgtctaaagcgcacagcgcaacgtctaaatgggcgtgtccgaatccacttttgctaatttaacgacgggaaaaatcgtttttgcgccgagcgcatggtcgaaaagggtaggtcctattgtaatgggagtattttgggcgtaacgtgcagtaaaccaatgagagtcacagctctcattccctttaaaagcaagttgcgctggcgctatgtctaatccctatttagatgacggactttgtaaactgaaaaactaagcggaggtagaagatccccagtttaagattaatgttaaataattgtgttgtttttccctgatattgaaattgtttttttgttattaaaacctttaaaacccattttcttttagtcatggaagtaaaaaagcaggcttttaattgttttaaatgtatggctatccaatatcatcaaaaaataatttacaagtatgtaagataaggtttgtactctaaaaatactttatttgtaacaaacaggagataaagaaattacaaacggctctcctcacatttcagcactttggacagcggttttttagcaaagagtttttttaagcattacttacaaatgtttctcatctcaccatatccacaggtacagagtcatcatatacaataaatccgtgaggtagcatttaaaaacagatgcatttgtttaaagcaaagcatttatttacttatcaggctgcaggtaaagcagctctttgcgccttctaacgtctcataatcagtcctcatttataaatatgtccaagagactcaataataatctcttaaattcaatccttaaatctttcatatttaaaagcatttttgtgctgctgcgcatttatgtactttgtgataagcaaacccgagttgtcctcccgtttataggcgcatattattactaatgcgctctttaaataacataaaacatattgcgccattgactttagactttagaccaggtttttgttggtcaatggcgtagtctattttagttgcctcaaaacggcaatgcgccaacaatgcgcctgaacacacctcgtttttcagaccagaacgcccatgggcgcaaagggggcgcaaatgcatttgctatttaaacaacgcggcgctaaacgtgaaaattagggtggaaactagcgaaagacacttgcgtcgcgcattgcgct contains:
- the svbp gene encoding small vasohibin-binding protein isoform X1, with protein sequence MSAVFILIRTLNPTFKGISSIVVSYLARTAVFHPNPTPKSNYKSNISRDSAVTVSPLTLVRTALKTLISLKLCCKMEPACRKDKQKQQTPTRGDRSKQKSAQQELKQRQRAEIYALNKVMTELEQQQFEAFCKQMQSQAE
- the svbp gene encoding small vasohibin-binding protein isoform X3; the encoded protein is MEPACRKDKQKQQTPTRGDRSKQKSAQQELKQRQRAEIYALNKVMTELEQQQFEAFCKQMQSQAE